In Pyrus communis chromosome 1, drPyrComm1.1, whole genome shotgun sequence, the following are encoded in one genomic region:
- the LOC137716086 gene encoding pentatricopeptide repeat-containing protein At4g19191, mitochondrial, with amino-acid sequence MVLLSKPSKNIGGVFEWNSAIRECVKQNRSQKALLVFRQMKQNGLEADNFTFPLLAQASANLCSLRSSQIIHSNVLKSPFRSDLYVQTAMLDMYVKCQQLTDACLLFDRIPVRDVASWNVMVLGFAQSGFLDKVLGLFRDMRFDGILPDTVTVVGLTRASLDTKNLALVKSVHAFGIRIGIDGDVSMANTWISAYAKCEDLSSAMAVFNGVEIGVRTVVSWNSLIAGYGSLEKLVNALSFYKWMLCDGYRPDTSTIVSLLSSCIQPDKLFQGALIHCHGIKLGCDSDIFVVNALISMYSRCGDILSSRFLFDGMTDRTCVSWTAIISGYAESRDLDEALRLFHAMEVAGVKPDLVTVLSLVSGCGLTGALELGKWIHQYAFSNGLRDNIVVCNALIDMYAKCGNIISARELFNVLPVRTVVSWTTMITGCALNGEYKEALDLFSLMVEFGLKPNHMTFLAILQACTHAGLLEKGLEFFHMMREVYNIYPGVDHYSCIADLLGRKGRLKEAVELVESMPVKPDAGIWSALLSACKIHHNVEMGEYACGRLFELEPDLKGAVPFVEMANIYASKRRWVEVAAVRRAMKINKVKKFPGQSLVHVNGKPHVFTVEDRGHLDSLLLYATLDSLSLQSKEEYWPYLEDFVT; translated from the coding sequence ATGGTCCTCCTTTCAAAACCGTCAAAGAATATTGGTGGTGTGTTTGAGTGGAACTCCGCCATAAGAGAATGTGTGAAGCAAAATCGTTCCCAGAAAGCCCTCCTCGTCTTTCGCCAAATGAAACAAAATGGTCTGGAAGCTGACAACTTCACCTTCCCCTTGCTTGCCCAAGCGTCTGCCAATCTGTGCAGCCTCAGATCCTCCCAAATCATTCACTCCAATGTCCTCAAGTCGCCGTTCCGGTCCGATCTCTATGTGCAAACAGCAATGCTTGACATGTACGTCAAGTGCCAACAACTCACTGATGCCTGCCTTCTGTTCGACAGAATTCCTGTGAGAGACGTAGCTTCCTGGAACGTGATGGTTCTCGGTTTTGCGCAATCCGGGTTTCTTGATAAAGTGTTGGGTTTGTTCCGTGACATGAGGTTTGACGGAATTCTGCCGGATACTGTCACGGTTGTGGGGTTGACTCGAGCAAGTTTGGATACGAAAAATTTGGCATTGGTGAAGTCCGTGCACGCGTTTGGGATTCGAATTGGGATAGATGGAGATGTGTCAATGGCCAACACTTGGATTTCTGCCTATGCCAAGTGCGAGGACTTGAGTTCCGCCATGGCTGTATTTAATGGGGTTGAGATTGGTGTGAGGACTGTTGTGTCTTGGAACTCATTGATAGCAGGATATGGAAGCTTAGAAAAGCTTGTCAATGCTCTAAGTTTTTACAAATGGATGTTGTGTGATGGATATAGGCCCGATACAAGCACTATCGTAAGCCTCCTTTCTTCGTGCATTCAGCCTGATAAACTGTTCCAAGGCGCACTCATTCATTGTCATGGAATTAAACTGGGCTGTGATTCTGATATATTTGTTGTCAATGCCCTTATATCTATGTATTCCAGATGCGGTGATATTTTATCTTCTCGATTTTTATTTGATGGCATGACTGATAGGACTTGTGTTTCATGGACTGCTATTATCAGTGGGTATGCTGAGAGTAGGGACTTGGACGAGGCGCTAAGGTTGTTTCATGCTATGGAGGTTGCTGGCGTGAAACCCGATTTGGTTACCGTCCTTTCACTGGTTTCAGGCTGCGGCCTAACAGGAGCACTTGAGCTTGGAAAATGGATTCATCAATATGCCTTTTCTAATGGGTTAAGAGACAATATAGTGGTCTGCAATGCATTAATAgacatgtatgcaaaatgtggAAATATTATTAGTGCTCGAGAGCTCTTCAATGTCTTGCCAGTGAGAACTGTTGTTTCCTGGACAACAATGATCACAGGGTGTGCTTTGAATGGCGAATACAAAGAAGCTCTGGACCTTTTCAGTCTGATGGTGGAGTTTGGATTGAAACCAAACCACATGACGTTTCTTGCCATTCTTCAAGCTTGCACTCATGCAGGGTTGCTTGAGAAAGGATTGGAGTTCTTTCACATGATGAGAGAAGTTTACAACATATATCCCGGGGTAGATCATTATTCCTGTATCGCCGACCTTCTTGGACGTAAAGGGAGGTTAAAAGAAGCAGTGGAGCTTGTTGAAAGTATGCCAGTGAAACCAGATGCTGGCATATGGAGTGCATTGCTTAGTGCTTGCAAGATTCATCACAACGTAGAGATGGGTGAATACGCTTGTGGTCGTCTATTTGAGTTGGAGCCCGACCTCAAGGGGGCAGTTCCATTCGTGGAGATGGCTAACATATATGCATCGAAGAGAAGGTGGGTTGAAGTGGCTGCAGTAAGAAGAGCGATGAAGATTAACAAAGTGAAAAAATTTCCGGGACAAAGTCTTGTTCATGTAAATGGGAAGCCTCACGTGTTTACAGTCGAAGATCGGGGTCATCTTGACAGCTTACTTTTATATGCAACGTTAGATAGTTTGAGTTTGCAGTCGAAAGAAGAATACTGGCCGTATTTGGAGGATTTTGTGACATGA